A genomic window from Leptolyngbya sp. BL0902 includes:
- a CDS encoding helix-turn-helix transcriptional regulator gives MVANLTLLYTRRRLKSTPQGHKSTRDVDSDFVVRLSTVPFLKIMPIRWKLHEVMSRRRIRNKDLAEALDITENSVYRLRKAEDMPRLTPQRLEGICEVLNCQPGELLEWVAEDQPLSGHLRRQESLGSTVREEPSSNAVILQHTQPSPKAVSTVTLQRLTQYYQPILALAWQGFVEYGPGAVVFTDLATGPKLAFVEQQNLTDPHCIGAIEQNNPEVSAVVLYYKDADYSRTDYGVLTLIGPKSPPECFALSYRA, from the coding sequence ATGGTTGCCAACCTGACTTTACTCTACACGAGACGTAGATTAAAGTCAACACCTCAGGGCCATAAATCTACACGAGACGTAGATTCTGATTTTGTGGTAAGACTATCTACGGTTCCCTTCCTGAAAATCATGCCTATCCGATGGAAGCTGCATGAGGTCATGTCTAGACGGCGGATTCGCAACAAGGATCTGGCGGAGGCGTTGGACATCACTGAAAACTCTGTCTACCGCTTGCGGAAGGCGGAGGATATGCCTCGGCTCACGCCCCAGCGCCTAGAGGGTATTTGTGAGGTGCTGAACTGTCAGCCTGGGGAACTGCTGGAATGGGTGGCGGAGGATCAACCGTTGTCTGGGCACTTGCGTCGCCAGGAGTCTCTAGGAAGTACGGTCAGGGAAGAACCTTCGTCTAATGCGGTGATTTTGCAGCATACCCAGCCCAGCCCCAAAGCGGTTTCAACCGTGACGTTGCAGCGATTAACTCAGTATTACCAGCCGATTCTGGCCTTGGCTTGGCAGGGGTTTGTGGAATATGGCCCAGGGGCTGTCGTGTTTACGGATTTGGCTACGGGGCCAAAGCTGGCCTTCGTGGAGCAGCAAAACTTGACCGATCCGCACTGCATTGGTGCCATTGAGCAGAATAATCCAGAAGTATCGGCGGTGGTGTTGTACTACAAAGATGCCGACTATTCGAGAACCGACTATGGGGTATTGACGCTCATTGGCCCCAAGTCGCCGCCAGAGTGCTTTGCCCTCAGCTACAGAGCCTAG
- the crtD gene encoding C-3',4' desaturase CrtD: MASPTVAGGNPTANGKRVVVIGAGIGGLTAAALLAKRGYAVRVFDQALVSGGCASTFRRRGFTFDVGATQVAGLEPGGIHHQIFTELDLPLPEATFCDPACAVFLPGETEPIQVWRDPDAWQAERQRQFPGSEPLWQLLRDLFAPSWRFQGRDPVLPPRNLWDLGRLLQSLRPDTLRTVPYTFATVGQALQSLGLAQDRRLKTFLDLQLKLYSQVNADETALLYAATALSVSQAPQGLFHLKGSMQTLSDALEKSLARDGGLLQLRHTVQQVHTQGGRVTEVTVQEQKSGKTWVEPADHVVANVTVQNLVELLGDQAPQGYRRRVKNLPPSSGAFVIYLGVEAEAIPPNCPPHLQFLYNYDGPIGENNSLFVSVSHPGDGRAPAGQATIIASTFTEVGPWWQTQDYAALKQAYTDGALRRLSSYFDLDPKHIIHVEAATPRTFAHFTARQQGIVGGLGMRVSSYGPFGFANRTPINGLWLVGDSTHPGEGTAGVSYSARTVVQQIEAS; this comes from the coding sequence ATGGCAAGCCCCACGGTGGCAGGCGGCAATCCAACGGCGAACGGCAAACGTGTAGTGGTGATTGGGGCGGGCATTGGCGGCCTCACAGCGGCGGCGTTGCTGGCCAAACGGGGCTATGCAGTACGCGTGTTTGATCAGGCGCTAGTATCCGGGGGCTGCGCTTCCACCTTTCGGCGACGAGGCTTCACCTTTGATGTGGGAGCCACCCAAGTCGCTGGCCTAGAGCCGGGGGGCATCCATCACCAAATTTTTACCGAGTTAGACCTTCCCCTACCGGAGGCCACCTTCTGCGATCCGGCCTGTGCGGTCTTTTTACCGGGGGAAACCGAGCCGATCCAGGTGTGGCGCGATCCCGACGCATGGCAGGCGGAACGGCAGCGGCAATTTCCCGGCAGCGAACCCCTATGGCAGTTGTTGCGGGATTTGTTTGCCCCAAGCTGGCGGTTCCAGGGGCGCGATCCGGTGTTGCCCCCCCGTAATCTGTGGGATCTGGGCCGATTGCTCCAATCCCTGCGACCCGACACCCTCCGCACTGTGCCCTACACCTTTGCCACCGTGGGCCAAGCGCTTCAATCCTTGGGGTTGGCCCAGGATCGCCGCCTGAAGACCTTTTTGGATTTGCAACTCAAGCTTTATTCCCAGGTCAACGCCGACGAAACCGCCCTGCTCTACGCCGCCACCGCCCTCAGTGTGTCCCAAGCGCCCCAGGGGTTGTTTCACCTCAAGGGCAGTATGCAGACGCTGAGCGATGCCCTAGAAAAATCCCTGGCGCGAGATGGTGGACTGCTGCAACTGCGCCACACCGTCCAGCAGGTTCACACCCAAGGGGGACGGGTTACAGAGGTGACGGTGCAGGAGCAGAAATCCGGCAAAACCTGGGTCGAGCCTGCGGATCACGTCGTCGCCAATGTCACGGTGCAAAATTTGGTGGAACTTCTGGGCGATCAGGCTCCCCAGGGCTACCGTCGTCGGGTGAAAAACCTGCCCCCCAGCAGCGGGGCTTTCGTCATTTACTTGGGCGTGGAAGCCGAGGCCATCCCCCCCAACTGCCCGCCCCACCTGCAATTTCTCTATAATTACGACGGCCCCATCGGCGAAAACAACTCCCTCTTTGTCTCCGTCAGCCATCCTGGGGATGGTCGGGCTCCGGCGGGGCAGGCCACCATTATCGCCTCCACCTTCACCGAGGTTGGCCCCTGGTGGCAAACCCAGGACTACGCCGCCCTCAAGCAAGCCTACACCGATGGAGCCCTTCGCCGCCTCTCCAGCTATTTCGATCTAGATCCCAAGCACATCATCCACGTCGAAGCCGCCACCCCCCGCACCTTCGCCCACTTCACCGCCCGTCAGCAGGGCATCGTCGGCGGGCTGGGAATGCGGGTCAGCAGCTATGGCCCTTTTGGCTTTGCCAACCGCACCCCCATCAACGGCCTCTGGCTGGTGGGCGATTCCACCCATCCCGGCGAAGGTACCGCTGGGGTGAGCTACTCGGCCCGCACGGTGGTACAGCAAATTGAGGCGAGTTAG